In Hydrogenoanaerobacterium saccharovorans, a single window of DNA contains:
- a CDS encoding ABC transporter substrate-binding protein — protein MFKKVLAMVLSLTMAAALFTGCGSAPKTEAGTPENGDSSAAPAAEEVTLNIFQFKVEIQEALEKSMATYMESHPNVKINLKTVGGGDDYGAALKAEMQSEEPTIFNCGGPQDIYDWQEKLEDLSAEPWVSKAVEGTLGGVTVDGKVYGMPYAIEGYGFTCNKEIMEAAGVDISKINSYDALEAACKTIDAKIKDGSLKEKYPDLKAVFALPAKETWIVGTHAVNVPLSQEFDSVLDAFSAKTVDFKYADGYKALIDLQANYSEYANDKGKLNAMDYSTQVKEDFSLEKVVMIQQGNWIYNDVNSMDAKVAQKLDILPMPIKGAKEDSIPVGVPNYWVINKDSTDAQKAAAKDFLNWLYTSEEGMNIVVNEFFFIPPFTGYTAEPADPLGKAVKRYADAGKTLPWVFQGCPTGNWVMDVMGTNVQKYLAGEFTWQQTIDDAKAQWEQRRK, from the coding sequence GGTTCTGTCTCTGACAATGGCAGCAGCGCTGTTTACAGGCTGTGGTTCCGCCCCAAAAACCGAAGCCGGCACTCCTGAAAACGGTGATTCATCCGCAGCACCTGCGGCTGAAGAGGTTACACTGAATATCTTCCAATTTAAGGTGGAAATTCAAGAAGCCCTTGAAAAATCAATGGCAACTTATATGGAATCTCACCCCAATGTGAAAATTAACTTAAAAACCGTTGGCGGCGGTGATGATTACGGCGCTGCACTCAAGGCAGAAATGCAGTCTGAGGAGCCTACTATCTTTAACTGTGGCGGCCCGCAGGATATCTACGACTGGCAAGAGAAACTGGAAGACTTATCGGCCGAGCCGTGGGTTTCAAAAGCGGTGGAGGGCACCCTTGGCGGTGTTACCGTTGACGGTAAGGTTTATGGTATGCCGTATGCCATCGAAGGGTACGGATTTACCTGCAACAAAGAGATTATGGAAGCTGCCGGTGTTGATATCAGCAAAATCAACTCGTACGATGCACTGGAGGCAGCTTGCAAAACAATCGATGCAAAAATCAAAGACGGTTCGCTGAAAGAAAAATATCCCGACTTGAAGGCTGTTTTTGCATTGCCTGCGAAAGAAACCTGGATTGTAGGCACCCATGCAGTCAATGTACCGCTCAGCCAGGAGTTTGACAGTGTTTTGGATGCGTTCTCTGCTAAAACCGTTGACTTTAAATACGCCGACGGCTACAAAGCGCTGATTGACTTACAGGCAAATTACTCTGAATATGCAAACGATAAAGGTAAACTCAATGCAATGGATTACTCTACGCAGGTGAAAGAAGACTTTTCACTCGAAAAAGTTGTTATGATTCAGCAGGGTAACTGGATTTACAACGATGTGAACAGCATGGATGCTAAAGTTGCCCAAAAGCTTGATATTCTGCCTATGCCGATCAAAGGGGCAAAAGAAGATTCCATCCCAGTTGGTGTTCCGAACTATTGGGTAATCAACAAAGACTCTACCGATGCACAGAAAGCAGCAGCGAAAGATTTCTTAAATTGGCTGTATACCTCAGAAGAAGGTATGAATATTGTTGTGAATGAGTTCTTCTTTATTCCGCCGTTTACCGGTTACACCGCAGAGCCTGCAGACCCTCTCGGCAAAGCAGTTAAGAGATATGCAGACGCAGGCAAGACACTTCCTTGGGTGTTCCAAGGCTGCCCCACCGGTAACTGGGTGATGGATGTTATGGGTACAAACGTACAAAAATATTTGGCAGGTGAATTTACCTGGCAGCAGACAATTGACGATGCAAAGGCACAATGGGAGCAAAGAAGAAAATAA